DNA sequence from the Salmo trutta chromosome 28, fSalTru1.1, whole genome shotgun sequence genome:
AAGAGCATTATCTTCATGATTCCTGCAATGAAAGTATCTGCCATGGCCCAGTGCCCATTTGGCTGGGGACTGCTGCGGTGACAAGTGGGCCACTCACCGCCTTTCCcgggaagaaaaaaaatgctcTCATAGAATCTCTTCTGATTGTATAACATTTCAAAATCCAATTGCGGGGAAAACAGCTATCCTGTGTTATACGGTTGTCACTATTGAAGAGGCATTTCTCAGCTTTCTTATTCATTTCTAAACTCTCAATATTGAGCTCAATAGCACCATTTTAAAACAAAGTTATTTTATAGGCCTATGGCTTTTGAGATATGGAGCGCGCGACATGCGCATCCGCCATTGTGATTGCATAAGTCTCACTGGGAAGTAGGCTACAACTGCAAAGCTTTTTAGGACGTTACATTTACTGTTAGATTAATACATGGATACTAGCATCGGGTATTAGTTAGCAATCTAGCGTTTGAGTTTCTACTTACTCAGGTGGTGAATTGAACCTAAATAAGCCTAGAATAGTGCATATAAAGATTGGCAAATAAATCTCTACTGAAAAAAACAAATGTGAATTCTTGAGCTCCATTCTAACAGTTAAATATAAAAACTACAATAGCCTAGTTGTCAACCCAAAATTCATTACAAATGGCTGGATCATAACATTTTGAATGATAACATGTTAGATGAAACCATCTCAGTAGCCTTTTTACACCTAACCATCTAGTCtaagccggggggggggggggttctactaagctaacatgtggacattgagacttgtccgaagcaactcctgcgttgcttggctgtgtgcttagggtcattgtcctgttggaaggtgaaccttcgccccagtctgaggtcctgagcaggttttcatcaaagatctcactgtactttgctccattcttcttcgccttgatcctgactagtctcccagtccctgccgctgaaaaacatgcaGAGCAtaatgcttccaccaccatgcttcaccgtagggatggtgccaggtttcctccagacatgagacttggcattcaggccaaatagttcaatcttggtttcagcagaccagagtcttgtttctcatggtctgagagtcttaggTACcgtctggcaaactccaagccggttgtcatgtgccttttactgaggagtggcttccgtctggccactaccataaaggcctgattggtggagtgctacagagatggtgtcctcctggaaggttctcccatctccacataggaactttagagctctgtcagagttaacatcaggttcttggtcacctccctgaccaaggcccttctccgattgctcagtttggccgggcagccagctctcgGATGAGTCTTGGTGGGTTCCAAAcgccttccatttaagaatgatggaggccaatgtgtacgtggggaccttcaatgttgcagaatttttttggtacccttccccagatctgtgcctcaacacaatcctgtctcagagctctacggacaattccttcaacctcatggcttggtttctgctctgacatggactgtcaactgtgggaccttatataggacagatgtgtgcctttccaaatcatgtacaaccaattgaatttaccacagatggactccaatcaagttgtagaaacatcaaggatgatcaatggaaacaggatgcacctgtgctcaatttcatGTCTCATAGCAACTGGTCTGAAcacttaaaaataaaaacataaatacctgtttttgccttttcattatgggctattgtgtgtagattgctgaggaaaatgttttattttaatccattttagaataaggctttaacgtaacaaaatctggaaaaagccaaagggtctgaatactttccgaaggcactgtacttccATTAATTTTTTAATCTGGTACTAGGGACCTTCAGATTAGTCTTATGAGCCTTATGgttgtcctagagcaaaacaaccacaTGTACGTGTTCGTAGTGTGTAGGCCAAATTGTTTGGAAGATACATACAGAAATTGGCATCAGAAGTTGTACTGACCTCAGACAAGTCCCGTGACTCAGTGAGAGTCATCTTTCCACAGAGGGATCCTAGTAGTTTGTTGGTCAAACTGGACGATTTAGACGCTTTGTGAGGACAATTTTCGCAGTGTCACCGTGGCAGATGTGGAAGAGCGGTATCggcggattgagacgcagcccatacaAAAAACATATCTTAAACACGGATTATGATGGATTTTGTTTACGTTAATTTGATTTCCACAGGACCACGGAAATTGTAGAAGGGTTAATAAAGCACTGAATATCTTTATAAGACGATTACTAATGTTCTCTATTGCATGCCGCCGCAGGAAAAACTGGTGCAACCAAATCATGGACTGATGCAACCAACTGGAGAAACCTAGTGGCAACAGTACCACCAGGGGACATTTTAGTGTGACTCGCTGATATGACCATCGCAATTAAGGTTTGAACATATTGTGCCCCACACATTCTTCTAAAGAGACTGATCAGTCATTAGCAAGCCAGTACAATAGAGGCACATGACTAGAGCGTGACATCGTGTTTCTGTACAAAGTCAAATAAAGTGAAACTGAGAAAAAAAGGATGAACTCCAGAGTAGCTCTTACATCATCAGCACCATCTAGATCAGGTAGGTCATCTTCCCCCCCCATGTTGTTCATCATCTGCAATCAGAATCACAAAGAACAGCCTGAGCCAAATATCATCATGCTGCCATGTACTCATTTGTACAGTCTTGGCCCAACCGTTCATACAGCAATCAAGAGCAAGTTCACCAGTTACCCTAGGGCCCTTACTTTAGCCATTGCTTCTTGTGTGTTGAACGCCATATCCCCATCTCCTACCTCTGAGAAACGATCGAAGTTGCCTAGCTCCTCGTCCGAATCGTCCTCCCAGTCTTTCCAGTTGTTAAAGTCGACGCTGAGCCAAGTTAGCTGTTGAGGAATAGCATGTATGACAAAAAGGCTTGCAGATGCTCATCTGGAGGTCATCTTCCTGGCTCCTTACATGCAGTTAGAATTCAGCGTGTTCCGAAATCAATTATCAACCAATACGTAAGCacatcatttttatttaactatatATGGCAAATACATTACACACTAGAACTGACCTTAGCCTTCTCTTTTGTTAGCCTCAGCCACGGCTTCCCAGGTTCTGCTTTTCGCAAACAGCACAACACTGACCGATCTGTGCGTTTGTGCAtggattcctgtgtgtgtgtgtacaagagaTACATGAACACTTTCATTATGCAAAATTAAGTTCCATTAGTTACACATCATGCAATCTGTACCTCGTCCTGATGACAATGTAATGAAGTGATTGAGTGACTCACATTTTGATCAATGGCTTCGAAAAGGTCTACTTCATTCTCGTGTTTGACTTGGTCAGTTCCTCCAAGACAACTGGTAAAGGGAGGGGTGAAAAGAATTCAGCATGAATTTGGCTTAAATGGATTCTCCGGTACTTATGTATACTTTTTAACCAGTAGTTCCGAAAGTAGCACTCACAAGCCaaagtggtccccgaaaattgcATACTACATCACATGTGCAGATATGTGAACCACATcattgctctcttgctctctctctgctgtgtatgCATcatgctagctgtcactcatatGCTgtggggctgaagctcattggttgacctcaaattgctagggggctggcccaagTGGGTGGTAAATGTAGGGAAAATAGTGCAGCACAACTTCCAGAAAAACAGTTTATTTCGGGAGTTTGTGGTCAATTGAAGACAGACACTAATTccgcatgtatgaactacacagtgacacatccagcccaaagtggGAGGGTTAAAAATCTACTTAGCAGTTGCTAAAGTCCCAGAGCACATATTTAAACTGAATTAGAGGGATTTTCAAATGCCTAGAGCAGTTCGAGCAAACATTTTCTTTAAAACTCCATTGACAGATGTCATAGCTCACCTGAAAGCAAACTTTGCTTTCTCGAAATTGATCTTGACATCCTTGCTGTCCGCTACGCAGAACTCGATGTAGACGGAGTCCCGCCTGTCATACCACTTAGCAGTCGCTGGATGCCTGGAAACACAGATCAAGAAACTCAATGAATGACAACTTTCTACATAATATTTAGTGAATTGAGaaaagcaccccccccccccacaggatAGAATGGTTGGCTTCAGTAGAATCAGAAGAGCAAaagctactgtatctattatcACTGAAGAGGAAGGATCTCCTGCTGGTATTTTCCAGCAATGTTGTCTTGGATCACAAACTGCATGCAAATCACCCTAATCATTACGCTGATCCTACAGCTGTACCCAAAGGTAACTTCTATCCCAGTGCTACTAACAGTGGGAGGCGGGGACAAACGGCTGTGAAGCATCTGCATGGAGCAGGTGTGACACAGTTGCGAGTCTATCATTTTCACGTCTATCCAAAGATGTTCGaccagtccgggctctggctgggccactcaaggacattggagacttgtcccaaagacactcctgcattgtcctgttggaagctgaacCTTCATCCctggtctgaggtcctgagagctctggagcaggttttcatcaaggatctctcggtacattgcttcgttcatctttgcctcgatcctgattagtctttcagtccctgccgctgaaaaacatccccacagcatgatgctgccaccaccatgcttcaccttaaggatggtgccaggttacctccagatgtgacacttggcattcaggccaaagagttcaatcttggtttcatctagaggtcaaccgattatgatttttcaacaccgataccgattattggagggccaaaaaaactGATACCAATTAATCTgacgatttttatatatttgtaataattacaattacaacaatactgaataaacacttcttttaacttaatataatacatctcaaataaataatgaaacatcaatttggtttaaataatgcaaaaacaaagtgttagagaagaaagtaaaagtggaaCATGTgacatgtaaaaaaagctaacgtttatgttccttgctcagaacatatgaaagctggtggttccttttaacacgagtcttcaatattcccaggtaagaagttttaggttgtagttattataggactatttctctctataccatttgtatttcatatacctttgactattggatgttctaataggtactttagtattgtcagcctaatctcaggagttgacaggcttgaagtcataaacagcgcaatgcttgaagcacagcgaagagctgctggcaaatgcaggaaagtgctgtttgaatgaatgcttacgagcctgttgctgcctaccaccgctcagtcagactgctctatcaaatcatagacttaattataataacacacagaaatacgagccttaggtcattaatatggtcaaatcgggaaactatcatttcgaaaacaaaacatttattctttcagtgaaatacagaaccgttccgtattttatctaacgggtggcatccctgagtctaaatatttctgttacattgcacaatcatcaatgttatgtcataattgtgtacaattctggcaaattaattgcggtctttgttaggaagaaatggtcttcacacagttcgcaacaagccaggcggcccaaactgttgcatataccctgactctgcttgcacagaacgcaagagaagtgacacaattgccctagttaaaagaaattcaggttagcaggcaatattaactaaatatgcaggtttaaaaacatatacttgtgtattgattttaagaaaggcattgatgtttatggttaggtacacattggtgcaacgacagtgcttttttcacaaatgcgcttgttaaatcacccgtttggcgaagtaggctgtgatgcaatgataaattaacaggcaccgcatcgattatatgcaacgctggacaagctagataaactagtaatatcatcaaccatgtgcagttgttaactagtgattatgttaagattgattgtttttttataagaaatgtaatgctagctagcaccttaccttggctccttgctgcactcgcataacaggtagtcagcctgccacgcagtctcctcgtggagtgcaatgtaataggtgtccaaaaatgccgattaccgattgttatgaaaacttgaaatcggccctaattaaaatcggtcaacctctaatttcATCCAACCAGAGTAACTTGTTTCACATGGTCTAAGAGTcatttggtgccttttggcaaactacaagcgggctgtcatgtgccttttactgaggagtagcttctgtctggacagtaccataaaggcctgattggtagagtgctgcagagatggttgtccttctggaaggttcattggagctctgtcagagtgaccatcgggttcttggtcacctccctgaccaaagtccttctcccgattgctcagtttggctggggggccagctctaggaagcgtcttggtggttccaaacttctttcatttaaaaatgatggaggcaactgtgttcttggggaccatcaatgctgcaaaCATTCTTTGGGGGACCCTCctacagatctgtgccttgacaatcttgtctcggagctctatggacaattccttcagccTCTTGGCTGGGTTTAAGCTCTGATAGgcattgtcaactgtgagaccttatatagacaggggtgtgcttttccaaatcatgtccaatcaattgaattaaccacaggtgaacaccaatgaagttgtagaatcAGCTCAAGaatcatcaatggaaacagtatgcagctgaactcaatttccagtctcatagcaaagggttggaatacttatgtaaatatggtatttcagtttttttttatttttacatttgctaacatttctacaaacaagttttagctgtcattaaggggtactgtgtgtacaggtgaggggggaaaaatgtttaagccattttagaataaggctgtaacataaaatgtggaaaaagtaaacgtGTCTaaaatactttcccgaatgcacttaACGTTAGCTACTATTAAGGACATTAGTCAACAATGAGCATGCTGTATCATTAGCCAACTAAGTTAGCCATCTCGCTTAGCTTCCTTACAGCTAGTCAGCAGTAGGATAAACAGTCTCATTTTGTTGAGAGCAACTGGACATTATCTAGCCATTTGCACGGTATGAATAAACATTTCGTTACAGCAAAACTACGCATCGTTCGTTATTTCTATAAATCCTCTTAAGCTGGCTAGCTACTTAGGCTAGATGGAGCTCTTTGAACGTTAACGCTACATCTCGTGAAGGGATTTCTGTTCTGTGGCTAACGTAAGCTAACTAGCAAGGTAGGTAAGGCCAACCCATGGTGATTGATCGATATGCTAACTAATCTAGCTAGATAACGTTAATCAGTTGTAGCTACCTGGCTAGCCTTAGCTCACGGAAACATGGACAGGAAAGCACACCACACATGCCATGCGGAGCCATGCACTTGACCACACTAACACGTTAACTAGCCAGCCAACTTCCGTTACTGTAGCTAGATAGTTTCTACTGATGGGAAAAATTCCCATTAGCCAAAAGGGACTGAGTAAACAGAAAACTAGTCAATGTTAAGTTGGCTAACGTTAGTAGCTAGCGCTAGTTATCAAATTATGGACATTGGCACTCATTAACTTCCATTGTAAATTAGCTTGGTAGTTAACAGATAGCTATGAAATAAGGCCTATCATCGCTAGTTCCTCCCGTCTTTCGCAAAAGCATGTTGGTATGCTAGGTAGCTAGCGGCATAACGAAACCAACGACGTTAGCTAACTACTGGCGCTAGCTAAATTGTACAGAAGCACGCGCTCGCCATTCCTCACAAACTTACATGTCTTGTTGTATGTC
Encoded proteins:
- the LOC115166177 gene encoding prostaglandin E synthase 3 isoform X2; its protein translation is MHPATAKWYDRRDSVYIEFCVADSKDVKINFEKAKFAFSCLGGTDQVKHENEVDLFEAIDQNESMHKRTDRSVLCCLRKAEPGKPWLRLTKEKAKLTWLSVDFNNWKDWEDDSDEELGNFDRFSEMMNNMGGEDDLPDLDGADDDESADSDDEKMPDLE
- the LOC115166177 gene encoding prostaglandin E synthase 3 isoform X1, giving the protein MHPATAKWYDRRDSVYIEFCVADSKDVKINFEKAKFAFSCLGGTDQVKHENEVDLFEAIDQNESMHKRTDRSVLCCLRKAEPGKPWLRLTKEKAKLTWLSVDFNNWKDWEDDSDEELGNFDRFSEVGDGDMAFNTQEAMAKMMNNMGGEDDLPDLDGADDDESADSDDEKMPDLE